AAAGGATTTGATCACTTTGACGTTAAATAAAGATGTGGCCAAGAGTCGCCTGCGTATGTCCAATCCCTGGCATCTGCTGGCAACCGGATTTGGCAGTGGATTAAGCCCGATCGTGCCCGGCACGGTAGGATCGCTGGCGGCGATCCCGTTCTGGTGGCTGATGACCTTTTTGCCGTTACAGATCTATTCGCTGGTAGTGCTCATCGGCATCAGCGTGGGCGTTTATCTCTGCCATCGTACCGCGAAGGATATGGGGGTACACGATCACGGCAGTATCGTCTGGGATGAGTTTATCGGTATGTGGATCACGCTGATGGCGATTCCGCTGATGAGCTGGAAATGGGTGCTGACGGGGTTTGTGATTTTCCGCATTTTTGATATGTGGAAACCCTGGCCAATCCGCTGGTTCGATCAGAACGTGCATGGCGGCATGGGGATTATGGTCGACGATATCATTGCCGGGGTGATCTCAGCGGTGATTCTGTATGCGTTAGGGCATGTGATGCTTTGATGTGTTGGCGGCGCGATACATCGCGCCGCTACGTGTTATTCGAAACCCACCACCGGATGCGGTTGATACACAGTTTCCAGCTCGGCAATATCCGTTGAACTCAGCTCTACATCCACCGCTTTCACCAGCTCAGCAAACTGCTCTGCGCGTGATGCGCCGATAATCGGTGCCGTCACCACTGGCTTATGCAGCAACCAGGCCAGCGCAATCTGTGCACGTGTCACGCCTTTATCTGCCGCCAGGGCGGCGATGCGTTCCGCGATAGCGGCATCGTTCTCGTCGGTGTCTTGATAGAGTTTTGCCATCACCTCATCCGATACGGAACGGGCGGTGGTTTCACCCCACGGACGTGTCAGCTTACCACGCGCCAATGGGCTCCACGGCAGTACCGCGATGCCCTCGCGCAGACACAGCGGATGCATGGCATTCTCCTCTTCACGCTGAATCAGGTTGTACTGATCCTGCATGCTGACAAAACGTGCCCAGCCTTCGCGCGCCTGCAGCTGGAGCGCTTGCTCAAATTGCGCCGCATGCATTGATGACGCGCCGATATAGCGCGCTTTACCGGCCTTAACCACATCGTGCAGGGCTTCCAGCGTCTCCTCAATTGGCGTGTCGTAATCCCAGCGGTGAATCTGGAGCAAATCGACATACTCCATCCCCAGCCGTGTCAGGCTGTCATCGATCGATTGCAGGATATTTTTGCGCGAGAGCCCTTGCGACAGATTCGTGAGGGAGAAATAGACTTTAGTCGCGACCACGATCTCATCACGGCGGGCAAAATCTTTCAGGGCGCGTCCGACGATCTCTTCACTGCTGCCGTCAGAGTAGGAGTTGGCGGTATCAAAAAAGTTGATGCCTGCTTCCAGTGCCTGTTTGATCAGCGGACGGCTGCTCTCCTCCGGTAACGTCCAGGCGTGCTTGCCGCGCGTCGGATCACCATAGGTCATACAACCCAAACAGAGACGGGAAACCTGTAATTCAGTCTTGCCTAAAGGAATTTTTTTCATTGGGGCGTCTGCTCTTATGCATCAGGGAAATCCCTTAAGCATAGCAGCAGGCTCGCTCGCCGGGCAGCGAGCGAGCAGGGGATTACTGTGCCAGCCAGCTGGCGATTTGCTGCTGAATACCGGCGGCATCCAGTTGGTAGTCATGACGCACTTCTTCCTGGGTGCCCTGCGGAATGAACTCATCCGGCAGGCCGAGGTTGAGTACCGGGATGCGCAGGCGTTTTGCCATCACGAATTCGTTCACGCCGCTGCCCGCTCCGCCCATAATTGCCCCTTCTTCCAGGGTGATCAGCGCGTCGTGGCTGCCCGCCAGTTCGGTAATCAAGGCTTCATCCAACGGTTTGACAAAGCGCATGTCAACCAAGGTGGCGTTCAGTGCGTCGGCGGCCGCAGTGGCTTCCGGCAACAACGTACCAAAGTTGAGAATGGCCAGTTTTTCGCCCTGACGTTTGACCACGCCTTTGCCTAACGGCAGGCTCGCCAGCGGTTGCAGCGCAGCCCCGGTACCGGTGCCACGCGGGTAACGTACCGCACTTGGGCCATCCTGATAGTGGTAACCGGTGTACAACATCAGGCGACATTCGTTCTCGTCGCTTGGCGTCATGATCACCATACCAGGAATGCAGCGCAGATACGCCAGATCGAATGCGCCCTGATGGGTTTGTCCGTCGGCACCGACAATGCCGCCGCGATCGATGGCAAACAACACCGGTAGCTTCTGGATCGCGACATCGTGGATCACCTGATCGTAAGCACGTTGCAGGAAGGTGGAGTAGATCGCCACAATCGGTTTGTAGCCGCCAATCGCCATACCGGCCGCGAAGGTGACCGCGTGCTGTTCGGCGATGGCCACGTCGAAATATTGCTGCGGATAGTCACGGGAAAAACTCACCATGCCTGAACCTTCACGCATCGCCGGGGTGATGGCCATCAGACGGGCGTCGTCAGCGGCGATTTCGCTCAGCCAGTTACCAAACACTTTAGAGTAGCTCGGTAAACCGCCGGCGCTTTTCGGTAGCGAACCGCTGGCCGGATCGAATTTCGGCACAGCATGCCAGGTGATCGGATCTTCTTCCGCCGGGGCATAGCCTTTGCCTTTTTTGGTCATGATATGCAGGAACTGCGGGCCTTTCAGGCTACGCATATTCTTCAGCGTACTCACCAAGGCCAGGACATCGTGACCATCCACCGGGCCGATATAGTTGAAGCCGAGTTCTTCGAACAGCGTACCCGGTACCACCATGCCTTTCAGATGCTCTTCAGTGCGTTTGACCAGCTCTTTGATCGGCGGCAGATTGTCCAGCACCCGTTTACCGCCTTCGCGCAGGCGTGAGTATGTTTTGCCCGAGAGAATCTGCGCCAGACGGTTGTTCAGCGCACCGACATTTTCGGAGATCGACATCTCGTTGTCGTTGAGGATCACCAGCATATCCGGCTTGATATCGCCCGCGTGGTTCATGGCTTCGAATGCCATACCCGCCGTGATCGCGCCATCGCCAATGATGGCCGCGGTGCGACGGCCTTTGCCTTCACGTTCAGCGGCGACCGCCATGCCGAGGGCGGCACTGATGGAGGTTGACGAGTGACCAACGCTTAACACGTCGTATTCACTCTCTTCACGCCACGGGAAGGGGTGCAGACCATTTTTCTGGCGGATAGTGCCGATGCGATCGCGGCGACCGGTCAGAATTTTATGCGGGTAGGCCTGGTGGCCGACATCCCACACCAGATGGTCAAACGGGGTGTTATAAACATAATGCAGCGCCACTGTTAGCTCGACGACGCCCAGACCCGAAGCGAAGTGACCACTGGAGCGGCTGACGCTGTCCAGCAGATACTGGCGCAGCTCGTCGCAGAGTGCCGGAAGCTTCTCTTTTGGCAGTAAACGTAATTCCTGTACCGTGCCTGCCAGCGCCAGTGTCGGGTATTTTGCAATATCAAAACTCATCAGAGACTCATTATGAAAGTTATTTATCGCGTTCAATTATGAAGCTAGCCAACGCTTGTAATGCTGTGGTGTTAAAGGATTGCGCGGCCAGAATATCCAGCGCGCCCAGCGCCTCCTGATAGAGGTCCCAGGCTTTTTGACGGGCATTATCCAGCCCCATCAACGCCGGATATGTGCTCTTGCCCAGAGCCTGATCGGCTCCCTGGGTTTTGCCCAATATCGCGGTGTCGCCGACGACATCCAGGATGTCATCCTGCACCTGAAATGCCAGCCCGATGGCATTAGCATACACGTCCAGTACCGGCAGGGCAGCGCGCCCTTGTTCGCCTGCTGCCAATGCGCCAAGGCGCACTGCTGCACGGATTAATGCACCGGTTTTATGGCGGTGAATCTGTTCCAGTTGTGCCAGATCGATACTTTGGCCTTCAGCCGCGAGATCCAGTGCCTGACCGCCGCACATCCCCGCGACACCACTGGCCTGCGCCAGTTCTGAAATCATGGTAATACGGGCTTCTGCACTCACGCCAGGCATTGGCTGATCGGCCAAAATAGAAAACGCCAGCGTTTGCAGGGCATCGCCTGCCAGAATCGCGGTGTCTTCGCCATATTTGATATGGCAGGTTGGCTGCCCGCGACGTAACGCATCGTCGTCCATCGCCGGCAGATCGTCATGAATCAAAGAATAAGCGTGGATGCATTCAACCGCCGCAGCGGGCGCATCCAGGCTGGCCGGATCGGCCTTTAACATTTCACCCGTGGCGTAAACCAGAAAAGGGCGCAGACGCTTACCGCCTAATAGTGCCCCATATTGCATGGCATTCACCAGAGGAGAACTCTGAAAAGGAAGTGGATCTAACAGGCGCGTCAGCGCGAGGTTTACCCTTTCGTGATAAGCGCTTAGCAGTTTGGCGAAATCCATCAGTTATCTTCCGGGGTAAAAGGGGTAAGCGCAGCGTCTTTATCGTCGCTCAGCAAAATCTGTACGCGTTGTTCCGCCTGTTGCAGGGTTTGCTGACCGCTACGTGCCAGTTGAACACCGCGTTCAAATTCTTTTAGCGCTTCTTCCAGCGGCAGCTCACCACTTTCCAGGCGGCTGACGATCTGCTCCAGTTGCTGTAGTGCGCTTTCAAAACTGGCGGGCGCTTCGGCTTTTTTCGGCATAATCAGTGTCGACTCACAGGTTGGGACATCATCTTGCAGTCGGTCATGGTATCTGACGAGGATTAATTAGCAAAATAATGAATGTGACTGCGGTTGCAGAAGAAGTCACCAGACAAAGGTGATATACTCTCGCGCCTCGGATGCGGGCGCTCCTGCTCAGCCCGCAATTATATGATTTTACCAGCTAAGTGCCGATGCTTTTAGCACTTATTTGCCCAACGAAGCTGTGTCGCCATGAAGTTTATTATCAAGCTCTTCCCCGAAATCACCATCAAGAGTCAGTCGGTGCGACTGCGCT
The DNA window shown above is from Pantoea sp. At-9b and carries:
- the pgpA gene encoding phosphatidylglycerophosphatase A gives rise to the protein MTLNKDVAKSRLRMSNPWHLLATGFGSGLSPIVPGTVGSLAAIPFWWLMTFLPLQIYSLVVLIGISVGVYLCHRTAKDMGVHDHGSIVWDEFIGMWITLMAIPLMSWKWVLTGFVIFRIFDMWKPWPIRWFDQNVHGGMGIMVDDIIAGVISAVILYALGHVML
- the ispA gene encoding (2E,6E)-farnesyl diphosphate synthase is translated as MDFAKLLSAYHERVNLALTRLLDPLPFQSSPLVNAMQYGALLGGKRLRPFLVYATGEMLKADPASLDAPAAAVECIHAYSLIHDDLPAMDDDALRRGQPTCHIKYGEDTAILAGDALQTLAFSILADQPMPGVSAEARITMISELAQASGVAGMCGGQALDLAAEGQSIDLAQLEQIHRHKTGALIRAAVRLGALAAGEQGRAALPVLDVYANAIGLAFQVQDDILDVVGDTAILGKTQGADQALGKSTYPALMGLDNARQKAWDLYQEALGALDILAAQSFNTTALQALASFIIERDK
- the dxs gene encoding 1-deoxy-D-xylulose-5-phosphate synthase, which gives rise to MSFDIAKYPTLALAGTVQELRLLPKEKLPALCDELRQYLLDSVSRSSGHFASGLGVVELTVALHYVYNTPFDHLVWDVGHQAYPHKILTGRRDRIGTIRQKNGLHPFPWREESEYDVLSVGHSSTSISAALGMAVAAEREGKGRRTAAIIGDGAITAGMAFEAMNHAGDIKPDMLVILNDNEMSISENVGALNNRLAQILSGKTYSRLREGGKRVLDNLPPIKELVKRTEEHLKGMVVPGTLFEELGFNYIGPVDGHDVLALVSTLKNMRSLKGPQFLHIMTKKGKGYAPAEEDPITWHAVPKFDPASGSLPKSAGGLPSYSKVFGNWLSEIAADDARLMAITPAMREGSGMVSFSRDYPQQYFDVAIAEQHAVTFAAGMAIGGYKPIVAIYSTFLQRAYDQVIHDVAIQKLPVLFAIDRGGIVGADGQTHQGAFDLAYLRCIPGMVIMTPSDENECRLMLYTGYHYQDGPSAVRYPRGTGTGAALQPLASLPLGKGVVKRQGEKLAILNFGTLLPEATAAADALNATLVDMRFVKPLDEALITELAGSHDALITLEEGAIMGGAGSGVNEFVMAKRLRIPVLNLGLPDEFIPQGTQEEVRHDYQLDAAGIQQQIASWLAQ
- a CDS encoding aldo/keto reductase, with amino-acid sequence MKKIPLGKTELQVSRLCLGCMTYGDPTRGKHAWTLPEESSRPLIKQALEAGINFFDTANSYSDGSSEEIVGRALKDFARRDEIVVATKVYFSLTNLSQGLSRKNILQSIDDSLTRLGMEYVDLLQIHRWDYDTPIEETLEALHDVVKAGKARYIGASSMHAAQFEQALQLQAREGWARFVSMQDQYNLIQREEENAMHPLCLREGIAVLPWSPLARGKLTRPWGETTARSVSDEVMAKLYQDTDENDAAIAERIAALAADKGVTRAQIALAWLLHKPVVTAPIIGASRAEQFAELVKAVDVELSSTDIAELETVYQPHPVVGFE
- the xseB gene encoding exodeoxyribonuclease VII small subunit, which translates into the protein MPKKAEAPASFESALQQLEQIVSRLESGELPLEEALKEFERGVQLARSGQQTLQQAEQRVQILLSDDKDAALTPFTPEDN